A single genomic interval of Hevea brasiliensis isolate MT/VB/25A 57/8 chromosome 4, ASM3005281v1, whole genome shotgun sequence harbors:
- the LOC110656861 gene encoding heavy metal-associated isoprenylated plant protein 45: MSKLSFGKVLDCLCLSQGSSSSCFCMNSVENHGDEFEKKPLIASDKGQVLRLKDVVSGNQTLAFQLKPKMVVLKVSMHCYGCARKVEKHVSRLQGVTSYKVDLESKMVVVIGDIIPCEVLESVSKVKYAELWNSPF, encoded by the exons ATGAGTAAGCTCAGTTTTGGCAAGGTATTGGATTGCCTTTGTCTGAGTCAAGGTTCATCAAGCTCTTGCTTTTGCATGAATTCCGTGGAAAATCATGGTGATGAGTTTGAAAAAAAGCCTCTGATAGCAAGCGACAAAGGGCAGGTGCTCAGATTGAAAGATGTTGTTTCTGGTAACCAGACCTTGGCCTTTCAACTCAAGCCCAAG ATGGTGGTGCTGAAGGTGTCTATGCACTGCTATGGCTGTGCAAGGAAGGTTGAGAAACATGTATCAAGATTGCAAG GAGTGACCTCATACAAAGTTGACCTGGAAAGCAAGATGGTGGTTGTTATTGGAGACATAATTCCTTGTGAAGTGCTAGAAAGTGTTTCCAAGGTGAAATATGCTGAGCTTTGGAATTCTCCATTCTGA